Proteins encoded by one window of Mycolicibacterium cosmeticum:
- a CDS encoding GNAT family N-acetyltransferase: MSAEAQVTPGDNRFTIALDGRQVGLIDFHDRDGVRVFTHTEIDPAYGGRGLGTQLVAETVAATRAAGLKIESYCSMVTHYLAKNP; this comes from the coding sequence GTGAGCGCTGAAGCACAAGTGACGCCCGGCGACAACCGGTTCACCATCGCGCTGGACGGCCGGCAGGTCGGGCTCATCGACTTCCACGACCGCGACGGGGTACGGGTGTTCACCCACACCGAGATCGATCCCGCCTACGGCGGTCGGGGGCTGGGCACCCAGTTGGTCGCCGAGACGGTGGCGGCCACCCGCGCCGCAGGCCTGAAGATCGAGTCGTATTGCTCGATGGTCACCCATTACCTGGCGAAGAACCCCTGA
- a CDS encoding WhiB family transcriptional regulator, protein MNAIGADGLPVGDCTRDPERWTSAADEDAKTICRMCPRRWACAREACELPRAEGLWAGIVIPESGRGRTFALRQLRSLAERNGYPVRARRLYLESA, encoded by the coding sequence ATGAACGCAATCGGAGCGGACGGGCTGCCCGTCGGCGACTGCACCCGGGACCCCGAACGCTGGACCTCGGCGGCCGACGAAGATGCCAAGACGATCTGCCGCATGTGCCCCCGGCGCTGGGCCTGCGCCCGCGAGGCCTGCGAACTGCCGCGCGCCGAAGGGCTGTGGGCCGGCATCGTCATCCCGGAGAGCGGACGGGGCCGCACCTTCGCCCTGCGGCAGCTGCGCTCGCTCGCCGAACGCAACGGCTATCCCGTTCGCGCCCGCCGGCTGTATCTCGAGTCGGCCTGA
- a CDS encoding pyridoxamine 5'-phosphate oxidase family protein: MGENQRAKIVMADDEIAEFIQRSRTATMATVLPNGRPHLVAMWYAVLDGEIWFETKAKSQKAVNLRRDPTITVMIEDGLTYNTLRGVSIDGTAEIIDDPETNLRVGISVWERYTGPYTDEMKPFVDQMMNNRICVRVRESRRRSWDHRKLGMPDMPVSGSTAQYLT; the protein is encoded by the coding sequence ATGGGAGAGAATCAGCGCGCCAAGATCGTGATGGCCGACGACGAGATCGCCGAATTCATCCAGCGCAGCCGCACCGCCACCATGGCCACCGTGCTGCCCAACGGCCGGCCGCACCTGGTGGCCATGTGGTACGCCGTCCTCGACGGCGAGATCTGGTTCGAGACCAAGGCCAAGTCGCAGAAGGCGGTGAACCTGCGCCGCGATCCGACCATCACCGTGATGATCGAGGACGGCCTGACCTACAACACCTTGCGCGGGGTGTCCATCGACGGCACCGCCGAGATCATCGACGACCCGGAGACCAACCTTCGCGTCGGCATCAGCGTGTGGGAGCGCTACACCGGCCCGTACACCGACGAGATGAAACCGTTTGTGGATCAGATGATGAACAACCGCATCTGCGTCCGGGTGCGCGAGTCGCGGCGGCGCAGTTGGGATCACCGCAAGCTGGGCATGCCCGACATGCCGGTCAGCGGCAGCACCGCGCAGTACCTGACTTAG
- a CDS encoding MinD/ParA family ATP-binding protein, translating to MSDRDDALRQELGWTGPEEADYEPPAKAAQQPAPPAPVPARPPVDFVPPQRDPSEPPRPAASLHPPVQHHRTDELGDTGPIAAVRHVWPPQPAPPPRPAAHPPGPHANQGHPHPGPPWPPPGQLPPGPQSYADRIPVRELVPNRPAPPTSGWRRMVYRLTFGLLNPGPSPDEIRAAELEAGIRGVLRGHYKIGVMGKGGVGKTTVSASVGSVFAELRPDDRVVAIDADTAFGKLGARVDPRAVGSYWELAADQHLDTFADIRNRVGNNAAGLFVLAGESSPARRRILDPAIYREATSRLDRYFSISIVDCSSTMDSPVTQEVLRDLDALIVVSSPWVDGAAAAGQTMDWLASRGLTGLLQRTVVVLNDSDGHSDKRTRTILAQQFAGQGQAVVEVPFDGGIRPGGVISGTREMAPQTRRKFVEIAAALAAHFPRTDDRNRERF from the coding sequence GTGAGCGACCGCGACGACGCCCTGCGTCAGGAGCTCGGTTGGACCGGGCCGGAGGAAGCCGATTACGAGCCGCCCGCCAAAGCGGCCCAGCAGCCGGCGCCGCCCGCCCCCGTTCCGGCACGCCCGCCGGTCGATTTCGTGCCACCCCAGCGGGACCCGTCCGAGCCGCCCCGGCCGGCGGCCTCGTTGCACCCACCGGTCCAGCACCACCGCACCGATGAGCTCGGCGACACCGGCCCGATCGCCGCGGTCCGCCATGTCTGGCCGCCGCAACCGGCTCCACCGCCGCGACCGGCCGCACACCCTCCCGGCCCGCACGCCAACCAGGGCCACCCCCACCCCGGCCCACCCTGGCCGCCGCCCGGCCAGCTACCGCCGGGCCCGCAGTCCTATGCCGATCGCATCCCGGTCCGGGAACTGGTCCCGAATCGACCGGCACCACCGACGAGTGGCTGGCGCCGCATGGTGTACCGGCTGACCTTCGGACTGCTGAATCCGGGGCCCTCCCCCGACGAGATCCGGGCGGCCGAGCTCGAAGCCGGTATCCGCGGGGTACTGCGCGGGCACTACAAGATCGGCGTGATGGGTAAGGGCGGGGTCGGCAAGACGACCGTATCGGCAAGTGTCGGTTCGGTTTTCGCCGAACTGCGGCCCGATGACCGGGTGGTGGCCATCGACGCGGACACCGCGTTCGGCAAGCTGGGCGCCCGGGTGGACCCGCGCGCGGTCGGCTCCTACTGGGAACTGGCCGCCGACCAACACCTCGACACCTTCGCCGACATCCGCAACCGGGTGGGCAACAACGCGGCCGGGTTGTTCGTGCTGGCAGGCGAGTCCAGCCCGGCCCGGCGGCGCATCCTGGACCCGGCTATCTACCGGGAGGCCACCTCACGGCTGGACCGGTATTTCTCCATCTCGATCGTGGACTGCAGTTCCACCATGGATTCCCCGGTGACCCAGGAGGTGCTGCGGGATCTGGACGCCCTGATCGTGGTGTCCTCCCCGTGGGTCGACGGCGCCGCGGCCGCCGGGCAGACCATGGACTGGCTGGCCAGCCGCGGGCTGACCGGCTTGCTGCAACGCACCGTGGTGGTGCTCAACGACTCCGACGGGCACTCGGACAAACGCACCCGCACGATTCTTGCCCAACAGTTCGCCGGGCAGGGGCAGGCGGTGGTGGAGGTGCCGTTCGACGGCGGGATCCGGCCGGGAGGCGTGATCTCCGGCACCAGGGAAATGGCACCGCAGACCCGGCGCAAGTTCGTCGAGATCGCCGCCGCGCTGGCCGCGCACTTCCCGCGCACCGACGACCGCAACCGCGAGCGCTTCTGA
- a CDS encoding pirin family protein, with protein MSNTDAAPRELDCGPSRFTGVLHAREVPLGGPRAMLVRRTLPAKERSMVGAWCFADHYGPQDVHGGPGMDVPPHPHTGLQTVSWLFSGEIEHRDSAGVHAMVRPGELNLMTAGAGICHSEVSTPATTMLHGVQLWVALPESARDGHRDFAHYAPPAVALGGATVRVFLGALGGQRSPVHTFTPLLGAQLDVAPGASVVLDIDPTFEHGALLDRGDVEVAGTPLAVADLCYQSPGCDRLEIVNRGDVPARLILLGGPPFPERLVMWWNFVGRSHEDIVAYREAWQAGDDRFGAVQGYRGAVGRLPAPVLPGVRLKPRER; from the coding sequence GTGAGCAACACCGACGCCGCCCCGCGTGAACTGGACTGCGGCCCATCGCGTTTCACCGGGGTGCTGCACGCTCGCGAGGTCCCGCTGGGCGGTCCGCGGGCCATGCTGGTGCGCCGGACCCTGCCCGCCAAGGAACGCTCCATGGTGGGTGCCTGGTGTTTCGCCGACCATTACGGGCCCCAGGATGTGCACGGCGGTCCGGGCATGGACGTCCCACCGCACCCGCACACCGGATTACAAACCGTCAGTTGGCTTTTCAGTGGTGAGATCGAGCATCGCGACAGCGCCGGGGTGCACGCCATGGTGCGGCCCGGCGAACTCAATCTGATGACGGCCGGTGCGGGTATCTGTCATTCGGAGGTGTCGACCCCGGCCACCACCATGCTGCACGGCGTGCAGCTCTGGGTGGCGCTGCCGGAGTCCGCGCGCGACGGGCACCGCGATTTCGCACACTACGCACCCCCGGCGGTGGCGCTCGGCGGGGCCACGGTGCGGGTGTTCCTCGGTGCTCTCGGGGGGCAGCGTTCGCCCGTGCACACCTTCACTCCGCTGCTCGGCGCCCAGCTCGACGTGGCGCCGGGGGCGAGCGTCGTGCTGGACATCGACCCCACCTTCGAACACGGCGCCCTGCTCGACCGGGGCGACGTCGAGGTGGCCGGCACCCCGCTGGCCGTTGCCGACCTGTGCTACCAATCGCCGGGCTGTGACCGGCTGGAGATCGTCAACCGCGGTGATGTGCCCGCGCGACTCATCCTGCTCGGCGGTCCCCCGTTTCCGGAACGGCTGGTGATGTGGTGGAACTTCGTCGGCCGCAGCCACGAGGACATCGTGGCCTACCGGGAGGCCTGGCAAGCCGGTGACGACCGCTTCGGCGCGGTCCAGGGTTACCGCGGTGCGGTCGGTCGGCTGCCCGCGCCCGTACTCCCCGGGGTTAGGCTCAAACCTCGTGAGCGCTGA
- a CDS encoding helix-turn-helix domain-containing protein, with translation MVRAGSAAAARRRELNVSQRSLAAEGIINAGALIAFEKGRSWPRESTRAKLEAVLKWPPGTIERLRRGESADSVPERRAGADEVPLIAQAVVAAANTFGSTIETLPATDHPDFVARATAVLADLRQLEAVAARAARIQVTPPLIRALGTVRSLMDDLTLRAASAPDATLGQRLYATRRRANLTIAETAQAAGVPEDVVTRIEAEQPVPGDAAAAVEQLVAAIDWD, from the coding sequence ATGGTGCGCGCCGGCTCCGCCGCGGCCGCGCGCCGGCGCGAACTCAACGTCAGCCAGCGCAGTCTGGCGGCCGAGGGCATCATCAACGCCGGCGCCCTGATCGCGTTCGAGAAGGGTCGTAGCTGGCCGCGCGAATCGACCAGGGCGAAGCTGGAGGCGGTGCTCAAATGGCCGCCGGGAACCATCGAGCGATTGCGCCGCGGCGAATCCGCCGACTCCGTCCCCGAGCGCCGCGCCGGTGCCGACGAGGTCCCGCTGATCGCGCAGGCCGTCGTCGCGGCGGCCAACACCTTCGGCTCCACCATCGAGACGCTGCCGGCCACCGACCATCCGGACTTCGTCGCGCGGGCCACCGCGGTACTGGCGGATCTGCGTCAGCTCGAGGCGGTCGCTGCCCGCGCCGCCCGCATCCAGGTCACGCCGCCGCTCATCCGGGCGCTGGGCACGGTGCGCAGCCTGATGGACGATCTCACGCTGCGGGCGGCGTCCGCGCCCGATGCCACCCTGGGACAGCGGCTCTACGCCACCCGTCGCCGGGCGAACCTCACCATCGCCGAGACCGCTCAAGCCGCCGGCGTGCCCGAGGACGTCGTCACCCGGATCGAGGCCGAGCAGCCGGTGCCAGGCGATGCTGCCGCAGCGGTGGAACAGCTTGTCGCGGCGATCGATTGGGACTGA
- a CDS encoding enoyl-CoA hydratase-related protein — protein sequence MTTLEYVDNIAVLNLGDGENRFSPEFLDTVNAHLDTVLADGAAGLVTTAAGKFYTNGLDLDWLTANGDRTQWYVGQVQDLLARVLTLPIPTAAAIVGHAFGAGAMLAMAHDFRVMRADRGFFCFPEADIRIPFTDGMAALIQAKLTPQAAVASMTTGRRFGGADAQGYAIVDATAGEGAVDGAALDILRPLAGKDPGTLGAIKQTMFGAAALTLRAAAAS from the coding sequence ATGACCACTCTCGAGTACGTCGACAACATCGCGGTGCTCAACCTCGGCGACGGCGAAAACCGGTTCAGCCCAGAGTTTCTCGACACCGTCAACGCGCACCTGGACACCGTGCTGGCCGACGGTGCCGCCGGCCTGGTCACCACGGCGGCCGGCAAGTTCTACACCAACGGGCTGGACCTGGACTGGTTGACGGCCAACGGGGATCGCACCCAGTGGTATGTCGGGCAGGTGCAGGACCTGCTGGCCCGGGTACTCACGCTGCCCATCCCGACCGCGGCCGCCATCGTCGGGCACGCCTTCGGCGCCGGCGCGATGCTGGCCATGGCACACGACTTCCGGGTGATGCGCGCCGACCGCGGCTTCTTCTGCTTCCCCGAGGCCGATATCCGCATCCCGTTCACCGACGGCATGGCGGCGCTGATCCAGGCCAAGCTCACCCCGCAGGCCGCCGTCGCGTCGATGACCACCGGGCGCCGGTTCGGCGGCGCCGACGCCCAGGGCTACGCGATCGTCGACGCCACCGCGGGCGAAGGCGCGGTGGACGGCGCCGCGCTGGACATCCTGCGGCCGCTGGCCGGCAAGGACCCGGGCACCCTGGGGGCGATCAAGCAGACGATGTTCGGCGCCGCCGCGCTCACCCTGCGGGCCGCGGCCGCCAGCTGA